A single window of Ischnura elegans chromosome 8, ioIscEleg1.1, whole genome shotgun sequence DNA harbors:
- the LOC124163474 gene encoding tachykinins isoform X1, whose product MKGPAHQMAVRLTLLAAPLLGVTLVLLALLPPSSHVASASAAAGGAKVTASTTTAPSTAPRSLPCSKTDGDASRGKRDTKCTMVAAASKRLTSEEAEGTHMSKRAVQPEGLEVLSAEKRAPSSSGFFGMRGKKGADGEGDGEAFKRAPSSSGFFGMRGKKDDLAEGPDSAYYDVEDFDGAADKRAPSSSGFLGMRGKKIPMLGYAPWYRDPKRARLGFFGTRGKKSDDETDYYPEELKRAPAMGFFGSRGKKWDDDGYQYGWGPEDAEGAGPGDKRAAQHMNFFGMRGKRDEGDQTEYDKRAPSSGFFGMRGKKSPGVDGEDWAEDKRAPSSGFFGMRGKKDYGEDGADYEDLYGDQAFKRAPMGFFGMRGKKEYPGYWSEGGDKRAPMGFFGMRGKKDGGELDLAGDELDLLAEEKRAAQHNAFFGMRGKKAEEVSPDGWYQAEAKRGLAGAAVSAWPSSRNPSTFNSLLAYLAGRDAAMAEVSGGSGWRPVRKRFRGNKKAPMGFIGMRGKKADSLSKEVWPPSANTNGENGYQSDSKSQEVADDAAAQNQVEGVNNGSQ is encoded by the exons GCCCAGCCCACCAAATGGCAGTGCGGCTGACACTGTTGGCGGCCCCCCTTCTCGGAGTCACCCTGGTTCTCCTGGCTCTGCTGCCGCCCTCTAGTCACGTGGCTTCGGCCTCGGCCGCAGCCGGCGGCGCCAAGGTAACCGCGAGCACCACCACAGCCCCCAGCACCGCGCCGCGCTCCCTGCCGTGCAGCAAGACGGACGGCGATGCGAGCAGAGGGAAGAGGGACACCAAGTGCACCATGGTGGCCGCGGCGAGCAAAAG GTTAACCTCTGAGGAAGCGGAGGGCACCCACATGTCCAAGAGGGCAGTACAACCCGAAGGCCTAGAGGTGCTCTCGGCCGAGAAGAGGGCCCCAAGTTCCAGTGGCTTCTTCGGCATGAGGGGCAAGAAGGGAGCAGACGGCGAGGGCGATGGAGAGGCCTTCAAGAGGGCCCCCAGCTCCAGCGGATTCTTCGGCATGCGAGGCAAGAAGGACGACCTCGCCGAGGGTCCGGACTCGGCCTACTACGATGTGGAAGACTTCGACGGAGCCGCAGACAAGCGGGCCCCCAGTTCCAGCGGATTCCTCGGCATGAGGGGCAAGAAGATCCCAATGCTAGGCTACGCCCCGTGGTACAGGGACCCTAAAAGAGCCCGACTTGGATTCTTCGGAACCCGCGGCAAGAAGAGCGACGACGAGACGGATTACTACCCCGAGGAGTTGAAGCGGGCCCCCGCTATGGGTTTCTTCGGCAGCCGCGGGAAAAAGTGGGACGATGACGGATACCAGTACGGCTGGGGTCCGGAGGACGCGGAAGGCGCCGGCCCTGGAGACAAGCGGGCCGCGCAGCACATGAACTTCTTCGGCATGAGAGGCAAGCGTGATGAAGGTGACCAGACCGAGTATGACAAGCGGGCTCCGAGCAGCGGTTTCTTCGGTATGCGCGGAAAGAAGTCCCCGGGAGTCGACGGCGAAGACTGGGCCGAAGACAAGAGAGCCCCGAGCAGCGGCTTTTTCGGTATGAGGGGCAAGAAAGATTATGGAGAAGACGGGGCTGACTACGAAGATCTCTACGGGGATCAAGCTTTCAAAAGGGCTCCCATGGGGTTCTTCGGGATGAGAGGAAAGAAGGAATACCCCGGTTACTGGTCGGAAGGAGGCGACAAACGTGCCCCGATGGGTTTCTTCGGCATGAGAGGCAAGAAGGACGGGGGCGAGTTGGATTTGGCCGGAGACGAGCTTGATCTACTCGCGGAAGAGAAGCGGGCGGCCCAGCACAACGCGTTCTTCGGCATGAGGGGCAAGAAGGCGGAGGAGGTGTCGCCGGACGGGTGGTACCAGGCGGAGGCGAAGAGGGGTCTTGCCGGTGCAGCGGTATCCGCCTGGCCGTCATCGAGGAATCCAAGCACCTTCAACTCACTGCTCGCATATCTGGCGGGGAGGGACGCAGCGATGGCCGAGGTTTCTGGTGGCTCCGGGTGGCGGCCCGTCAGGAAGAGGTTTCGCGGCAACAAGAAGGCCCCGATGGGATTCATCGGCATGAGGGGGAAGAAGGCGGACTCGCTCAGCAAGGAAGTGTGGCCCCCATCGGCGAACA
- the LOC124163474 gene encoding tachykinins isoform X2, producing the protein MAVRLTLLAAPLLGVTLVLLALLPPSSHVASASAAAGGAKVTASTTTAPSTAPRSLPCSKTDGDASRGKRDTKCTMVAAASKRLTSEEAEGTHMSKRAVQPEGLEVLSAEKRAPSSSGFFGMRGKKGADGEGDGEAFKRAPSSSGFFGMRGKKDDLAEGPDSAYYDVEDFDGAADKRAPSSSGFLGMRGKKIPMLGYAPWYRDPKRARLGFFGTRGKKSDDETDYYPEELKRAPAMGFFGSRGKKWDDDGYQYGWGPEDAEGAGPGDKRAAQHMNFFGMRGKRDEGDQTEYDKRAPSSGFFGMRGKKSPGVDGEDWAEDKRAPSSGFFGMRGKKDYGEDGADYEDLYGDQAFKRAPMGFFGMRGKKEYPGYWSEGGDKRAPMGFFGMRGKKDGGELDLAGDELDLLAEEKRAAQHNAFFGMRGKKAEEVSPDGWYQAEAKRGLAGAAVSAWPSSRNPSTFNSLLAYLAGRDAAMAEVSGGSGWRPVRKRFRGNKKAPMGFIGMRGKKADSLSKEVWPPSANTNGENGYQSDSKSQEVADDAAAQNQVEGVNNGSQ; encoded by the exons ATGGCAGTGCGGCTGACACTGTTGGCGGCCCCCCTTCTCGGAGTCACCCTGGTTCTCCTGGCTCTGCTGCCGCCCTCTAGTCACGTGGCTTCGGCCTCGGCCGCAGCCGGCGGCGCCAAGGTAACCGCGAGCACCACCACAGCCCCCAGCACCGCGCCGCGCTCCCTGCCGTGCAGCAAGACGGACGGCGATGCGAGCAGAGGGAAGAGGGACACCAAGTGCACCATGGTGGCCGCGGCGAGCAAAAG GTTAACCTCTGAGGAAGCGGAGGGCACCCACATGTCCAAGAGGGCAGTACAACCCGAAGGCCTAGAGGTGCTCTCGGCCGAGAAGAGGGCCCCAAGTTCCAGTGGCTTCTTCGGCATGAGGGGCAAGAAGGGAGCAGACGGCGAGGGCGATGGAGAGGCCTTCAAGAGGGCCCCCAGCTCCAGCGGATTCTTCGGCATGCGAGGCAAGAAGGACGACCTCGCCGAGGGTCCGGACTCGGCCTACTACGATGTGGAAGACTTCGACGGAGCCGCAGACAAGCGGGCCCCCAGTTCCAGCGGATTCCTCGGCATGAGGGGCAAGAAGATCCCAATGCTAGGCTACGCCCCGTGGTACAGGGACCCTAAAAGAGCCCGACTTGGATTCTTCGGAACCCGCGGCAAGAAGAGCGACGACGAGACGGATTACTACCCCGAGGAGTTGAAGCGGGCCCCCGCTATGGGTTTCTTCGGCAGCCGCGGGAAAAAGTGGGACGATGACGGATACCAGTACGGCTGGGGTCCGGAGGACGCGGAAGGCGCCGGCCCTGGAGACAAGCGGGCCGCGCAGCACATGAACTTCTTCGGCATGAGAGGCAAGCGTGATGAAGGTGACCAGACCGAGTATGACAAGCGGGCTCCGAGCAGCGGTTTCTTCGGTATGCGCGGAAAGAAGTCCCCGGGAGTCGACGGCGAAGACTGGGCCGAAGACAAGAGAGCCCCGAGCAGCGGCTTTTTCGGTATGAGGGGCAAGAAAGATTATGGAGAAGACGGGGCTGACTACGAAGATCTCTACGGGGATCAAGCTTTCAAAAGGGCTCCCATGGGGTTCTTCGGGATGAGAGGAAAGAAGGAATACCCCGGTTACTGGTCGGAAGGAGGCGACAAACGTGCCCCGATGGGTTTCTTCGGCATGAGAGGCAAGAAGGACGGGGGCGAGTTGGATTTGGCCGGAGACGAGCTTGATCTACTCGCGGAAGAGAAGCGGGCGGCCCAGCACAACGCGTTCTTCGGCATGAGGGGCAAGAAGGCGGAGGAGGTGTCGCCGGACGGGTGGTACCAGGCGGAGGCGAAGAGGGGTCTTGCCGGTGCAGCGGTATCCGCCTGGCCGTCATCGAGGAATCCAAGCACCTTCAACTCACTGCTCGCATATCTGGCGGGGAGGGACGCAGCGATGGCCGAGGTTTCTGGTGGCTCCGGGTGGCGGCCCGTCAGGAAGAGGTTTCGCGGCAACAAGAAGGCCCCGATGGGATTCATCGGCATGAGGGGGAAGAAGGCGGACTCGCTCAGCAAGGAAGTGTGGCCCCCATCGGCGAACA